GCGCGCCGGAGAGCCATTGCGGCGTGGTGCCGTCGAGGAAGTATTTGAGCGGCGCGGCCATGTTGCCGAAGCGCGTCGGCGAGCCGAGCGCAAGGCCCGCGCATTCTTCGAGGTCGCGCAACTCCGCGTACGGCGGGCCGTCTGCCGGAATGTCGGGTTGCGTCGCCTCGCAGACGGTGGAAACCGGCGGCACCGTACGCACGCGGGCTTGCATGCCGGGAACGCTGTCGACGCCCTGCGCGATCGCGAGCGCAAGCTCGCGCGTCGCGCCGTGGCGGCTGTAGTAAAGCACGAGGATGTCGTTCATATGAGCTTTTTGGTGAACGGCTATTATAGGGATTGGGTCGGCGGGCGTGGGCGAGGCGGTCAGGCTGCTGGCTTCGCGAGGCAAGGCGACCCGTTTCGATGCATAGGAGAAAACGTTTGCAGCGTCTTTCAATCGATCTCGCAGCAGTGAAGCGCCTCGCCGGTTTCGTCGCGCGGCGCATCGGCGAGGATCGCGTCGCGCAAGTGGCAGGCAGTCTTACGTTTACGAGCGTGCTGTCGCTCGTGCCGCTCGCCACTGTCGCTTTCGCTTTGTTTACGGCGTTCCCGATCTTCGGGTCGTTTCAGGCTTCGTTGCAGGATTTCCTCGCGGATCACCTGATGCCCGCGCAGATCAACAGCCAGATCCTCGGATACCTGAACGAATTCGCGTCGAAGGCCAAAGGGCTCACGACCGTCGGGATGATCATCCTGCTGGTCACGTCCGTGATGACCATGATGACCGTCGAATCGGCATTCAACGTCATCTGGCGCGTGAAGAAGGCGCGCCCGCTCGCGCAGCGCGTGCTGGTCTACTGGTCGATCATCACGCTCGGCCCGATTCTCTTCGGCTGCAGCCTGTCGATTTCGTCCTACGTGTTCGCGCATTCGGTCGCGTACGCGGGCTCGCATAATCTGATGCCGCCCGTCGTCGAATGGCTGCTCACCGGCGTCTCATTGCCGCTCACGGTATTCGGCTTCACGATCACCTACGTCTACATGCCGAATTGCAAGGTCGAGTGGCGCGATGCGGTCGTGGGCGGGCTGATCGCCGCGGTCGCGTTCGAAATCGGCAAGCGCGGCTTCGGGCTGTACGTCCGCAGCATCCCGACTTATACCGCCGTGTATGGCGCGTTCGCGTCGCTGCCCGTGTTTCTGCTGTGGGTGTATCTCTGCTGGATGATCGCGCTCGTCGGCGCGATGCTGACCTCGGCGCTACCCGCTATCCGCATCGGGCAGTATCACCGGCGCGCGTTTCCGGGCAGTGATCTGCTGGACGCGCTCGAGATTCTCGCCCGGCTCGTCGAGGCCCGCGAGGAGGGCAAGCCCGGCTATACCGCGCTCGAATTGTCGAAGATGGTGCGCAGCGATCTCGATACGTCCACGCGCATCATCGCGCGTCTCGACACGCTCGGCTGGATCGGCAGACTGGAGGACGCGCGCATGCCGCGCTACGTGATGATCGCGAATCCGAACCAGATCACGCTCACCATGCTGTTTCAGGAATTCGTCGTCGACCGTGAAGAACTGGACTACCAGTTGCGTCTGGATGCGACGCAGATCGAGCGCGATGCGCTCATCAACGCGCTGGAGAACGAGAAACTCGAAGCGACGCTGGGCTCGCTGATCGCGGCGCGCGCGAAGGAACTGCCGAATGCGCCGGTGCGCGAGACGCCGCGTTCGCCGATGCCGCAACAAACGGCATAACGCGGCTCAAAGCGAAATTCGACCGATGCAGATGTCCTTGAACATGACCCAGTCGCCCATCAGGCTGTAGAGCGGATGGCGAAAGGTGGCCGGGCGGTTCTTCTCGAAGAAGAAGTGACCGATCCACGCGAAGCCGTAACCGCAGGCGACGGCGGCCGGAAGCCAGAGCCAGTCGCCGGTGGCGAGCGCCATCGCCAGGCACCCGATCACGCCCAGCGAGCCGATGAAATGCAGCCTGCGCGAGATCAGGTTGCGGTGCTCTTCGAGGTAATACGGATAGAACTCGGCGAAGCTCGCGAAGTGCTCCCCGTGTGCCGTGTGCGCCATGATGGCCTCCGTGTCGACGAGCCGCTACCGAGCGGGTATCCGATTCATCAGCAAGATTCATTCTGCGACCGGCGGCCCCGAGCGCGCAAGCCGCGCCTCACTGGCCTTCGGCACAATCCAGCGCGAACGCGAATAGCGCATCCAGAACGGCGTCCGGCTGTTCCGACATCAGCGCGTGGCCGCCGTCCAGTTCGACCGTGCGCACGCGCGCGCCTCTTTTGCGCAACGCATCGACGAGGGCGCGGGCGGCGCGCGGCGGCGTCATCACATCGCGCTTGCCGTAGAGCACGCTCACGGGACAGCGCACGGACGCGGCGCGGTCGAGCGCCTCCGTATAACCGTTGCAGGCGCTGAAGTCCGTATGGAAAAGCTGCGCCTCGCCCAATGCGCTCACGCGCTCCATCAACCGCTGATTCATGCCTTGCAGCCAGAAGCCGGGCGCGGGACTGGACGGTTTCGCTGCAATCGTCGAATGCGACCACTGATTCACCATGCCGATCGCCTGCGGCTCGCGCTCGCGGGCGGCGTCGAGCAAGGCGTCGGAGACAGTCATCGGCGCGGCGGTTGCAATCAGCGCGAGGCCGGCGGCGCGGTCGGAATAGCGCGCGGCGGCGTCGAGCGCGATCAGCGAGCCCATGCTGTGGCCGACGAGCACGGCCCGGCGCACACGAGCGGCGTCGAGCACGCCGATGACCCAGTCCGCGAGCCCGGCGATGTCGTGTCGCGCCGGACCGTCGCTGCGGCCGTGGCCGGGCAGATCGAGCGCCAGCACGCCGAAGCCGTGATGCGCGAAGTAGCGCGTCTGCAGCGCCCACACGCTATGGTCGTGCTGCGCGCCGTGAATGAAGACGACGGCGGGGCGCGCCGCGTCGAAAGGCTTGCCGCCGGTGTAGGCGTAGGCGCGGCGGCCGTCGAGATCGAGCATCATGCGCGGCTCCCGAGCGGCGTCGCGTTCGCCTGATCGCCACTATCGGCGGCCTTTTGCGCCGCCTTCAGCCCGCGCTTCAGATCGTCGATCAGATCGTCCGGATCTTCCAGCCCGATCGAAAGGCGAATCCGTCCCGGCCCGATGCCCGCGGCGACGAGCGCGGCGGCGTCCATGCGGAAATGCGTCGTGGAGGCGGGATGAATGACGAGCGAGCGCGCGTCGCCGACGTTCGCCAGATGCGAGAAGAGCGACAGCGATTCGATGAACGCGCGCGCTGCCGGCACGCCGCCGCGCACATCGAAGCTGAAGACGGCGCCCGCGCCGCGCGGCAGCAGACGCCTGGCAAGGGCATGGTCGCGATGCGTCGGCAGTTCGGGATAGGCCACGCCTTCGACCGCGGGCGAACTCAGCAGGAATTCGATCACCTTGCGCGTATTCGCGACATGCCGGTCCATGCGCAACGGCAAGGTTTCGATGCCTTGAAGCAGTTGCCACGCGGCCTGCGGATGCAGACACGCGCCGAAGTCGCGCAGGCCCTCGCGCCGGGCGCGCAGCAGGAACGGCGCGACCGTGCTTTCCTCGGCGAAGACCATGCCGTGAAAGCCTTCGTAAGGCTCGGTGAATTCGGGGAAGCGGTCGCTGGCGGCGAAGTCGAAGGTGCCGCCATCCACCAGTACGCCGCCGATGGTGGTGCCGTGGCCGCCGAGAAACTTCGTCGCGGAGTGATAGACGAGATCCGCCCCGTGCTCGAACGGGCGCAGCAGGTAGGGCGTCGTGAAGGTCGAATCGACGAGCAGCGGCGCGCCGTGCGCGTGCGCGATCTCCGCGACGCCTGCGATATCGAGCACGTCCAGCCCCGGATTGCCGAGCGTCTCGCCGAAGAACAGGCGCGTGTTCGGCCGGGCGGCGGCGCGCCACGCGTCGAGATCGTGCGGCGGCACGAACGTGGTCTCGATACCGAAGCGCCGCAGCGTGTAATGCAGCAGATTGTGCGAGCCGCCGTACAGCGCGGCGGACGCGACGATATGCGAGCCCGCGCCCATCAGCGTGGCGATCGCCAGATGCAACGCCGCCTGGCCGCTCGCGGTGCCGATGGCGCCGACGCCGTTCTCCAGCGCCGCAACGCGCTCCTCGAAAACCGCGACCGTCGGATTCGAGATGCGCGAATAGACGTGCCCCGAGCGTTCCATGTTGAAGAGCGCGGCGGCGTGGTCGGTGTCGCGAAACGAGAACGACGTGGTCTGATAGATCGGCGTCGCGCGGGCGCCGGTGGCGGGATCGGGCGCGGCGCCCGCGTGCAGCGCGAGCGTATCGAAGCGGTTGGCGGGCATCGTCGGCGGCCGGCGCGGCGTGCGTCCGGCGAAAATGTCGGTCGGCCATCCTATCATCGCGGCGGCGCGCGCAAACCTAGGGCGAACGCCTGCCGCCGGGCCGCGAAGCCTTATCCGAAAGGCTAACGCGGGCGCCGTTCGCTTTCCTTTTGCGGGCCTTTCCGATAGCATCGACCCATGGTTTCACAAACGCTTCGGCATCTGAACGGGCATTTCGCAAGGAGAAAGTCATGCGAGTCAGCGACATTCTGAAGGTGAAGGGCAACGCGCTATTCACCGTTACGCCCGATACGCCGCTCTCCGACGCGATCAACGTCATGGCGGCGCACGACATCGGCTCGCTCGTCGTCATGGAATACGGCGATCTGGTCGGCATGCTGACTTTCCGCGAAATCATCCTGACGCTGCGCGAGAACGGCGGCGGCGTCGGCACCACGACCATCCGCAAGGTCATGGACGACCATCCGCTCACCTGTACGCCGGAAACCGACGTGAACGAAATCCGCCGCATGATGCTGGAGCATCACGTGCGCTATCTGCCGGTCATGGAAAATCGCGCGCTGATGGGCGTCATCTCGTTCTACGACGTGGCGAAGGCCGTGGTCGAGGAGCAGGGTTTCGAGAATCGCATGTTGAAGGCGTATATCCGCGACTGGCCGGAAGAGCAGGGCCAGCAGGAGCAGCAGAACGTTCGCTGAAGTCAGGGCAACATGCCGCGCGCGTCGTCGTCGCGCGGCTGCCTGAAGTGACCGAAATCGCCATACAGAAGTCGAGCCGGAACATCGCAGCGCGCCGAAGGGCGCGTTTTTTTTCGCCCGGCGTTTGAGCACACAAAGACACAATCTGACCGATACACCCATGAGTGACAATCCGTTGGGCGCAGAAAACGACGCAAGCCCGCGTGCTTCCCGCAAGTCGCCCGCAGCAGGCGAGAGCCAGTTCCGTCTGCTGCGCGAGCGCCGCTTCGCACCGTTCTTCTGGACGCAGTTCCTCGGCGCGATGAACGACAACGTCTTCAAGGTCGGCTTCACGTCGCTGGTGACTTTTCAGGCGGCGCGCTTCTCCGGCGTGGATCCCAAGACCGCGGCGTTTCTGATTTCCGCCATCTTCATCGTGCCGTTCGTGCTGTTTTCGGCGACTTCCGGACAGATCGCCGACAAGTACGACAAGGCCGTGCTCGCGCGCCTCGTGAAGAGCTTCGAGATCGTCGTGATGCTGATCGGCGGCGCGGGATTCCTGCTGCACAGCGCGCCGCTGCTGTACGTCTGCACCTTCCTGATGGGCGTGCATTCGACCGTCTTCGGTCCCGTGAAGTACGCTTATCTGCCTCAGCATCTGAAAGGCACGGAACTCGTCGGCGGCAACGGCCTCGTGGAAATGGGCACGTTCGTCGCCATTCTCATCGGCACGATCATCGGCGGGGCGGCGGCGGGCGCGGCCGAGCACGGCGCGCTGTTGCTCGCGGCGGCGTGCCTCGCGTTGGCGATTGTCGGGCGCGTCGTGTCGGGCTTCGTGCCGAAGTCGGAGGCGTCTCAGCGCGACGTGCGCATCAACTGGAATCCGGTGTCCGAGACGTGGCGCAATCTGAACCTCGCCCGGTCGGACCGAACCGTGTTTCTCAGTCTGCTCGGCATTTCGTGGCTGTGGTTCGTCGGCGCGACGTTTCTCACGTCCTTCTTCAATTTCGCGAAAGACGTGCTGTCCGCGAATCCGGATGTCGTGACCATCCTGCTCGCGACGTTTTCGCTCGGCATCGGCACCGGGTCGCTGCTGTGCGAGCGGCTCTCGAAACACCGCGTCGAAATAGGGCTGGTGCCGCTCGGGTCCATCGGCATCAGCGTGTTTGCGATCGACCTGTTCTTCGCGAGTCACCGCATCGCGCCCGCTGCGCATCTGCTGAACGTCAGCGAATTTCTGCTCGTGCTGCGGCACTGGCGCATTCTCGCGGACCTGTTTCTCCTCGCGATGTTCGGCGGCTTTTACAGCGTGCCGCTCTACGCGCTCATTCAGGCGCGCAGCCAGCCGACGCACCGCGCGCGCATCATCGCCGCCAACAACATTCTCAATTCGT
The Caballeronia sp. M1242 DNA segment above includes these coding regions:
- a CDS encoding YihY family inner membrane protein, translating into MQRLSIDLAAVKRLAGFVARRIGEDRVAQVAGSLTFTSVLSLVPLATVAFALFTAFPIFGSFQASLQDFLADHLMPAQINSQILGYLNEFASKAKGLTTVGMIILLVTSVMTMMTVESAFNVIWRVKKARPLAQRVLVYWSIITLGPILFGCSLSISSYVFAHSVAYAGSHNLMPPVVEWLLTGVSLPLTVFGFTITYVYMPNCKVEWRDAVVGGLIAAVAFEIGKRGFGLYVRSIPTYTAVYGAFASLPVFLLWVYLCWMIALVGAMLTSALPAIRIGQYHRRAFPGSDLLDALEILARLVEAREEGKPGYTALELSKMVRSDLDTSTRIIARLDTLGWIGRLEDARMPRYVMIANPNQITLTMLFQEFVVDREELDYQLRLDATQIERDALINALENEKLEATLGSLIAARAKELPNAPVRETPRSPMPQQTA
- a CDS encoding Mpo1-like protein — protein: MAHTAHGEHFASFAEFYPYYLEEHRNLISRRLHFIGSLGVIGCLAMALATGDWLWLPAAVACGYGFAWIGHFFFEKNRPATFRHPLYSLMGDWVMFKDICIGRISL
- a CDS encoding alpha/beta fold hydrolase, with protein sequence MMLDLDGRRAYAYTGGKPFDAARPAVVFIHGAQHDHSVWALQTRYFAHHGFGVLALDLPGHGRSDGPARHDIAGLADWVIGVLDAARVRRAVLVGHSMGSLIALDAAARYSDRAAGLALIATAAPMTVSDALLDAAREREPQAIGMVNQWSHSTIAAKPSSPAPGFWLQGMNQRLMERVSALGEAQLFHTDFSACNGYTEALDRAASVRCPVSVLYGKRDVMTPPRAARALVDALRKRGARVRTVELDGGHALMSEQPDAVLDALFAFALDCAEGQ
- a CDS encoding O-acetylhomoserine aminocarboxypropyltransferase, coding for MPANRFDTLALHAGAAPDPATGARATPIYQTTSFSFRDTDHAAALFNMERSGHVYSRISNPTVAVFEERVAALENGVGAIGTASGQAALHLAIATLMGAGSHIVASAALYGGSHNLLHYTLRRFGIETTFVPPHDLDAWRAAARPNTRLFFGETLGNPGLDVLDIAGVAEIAHAHGAPLLVDSTFTTPYLLRPFEHGADLVYHSATKFLGGHGTTIGGVLVDGGTFDFAASDRFPEFTEPYEGFHGMVFAEESTVAPFLLRARREGLRDFGACLHPQAAWQLLQGIETLPLRMDRHVANTRKVIEFLLSSPAVEGVAYPELPTHRDHALARRLLPRGAGAVFSFDVRGGVPAARAFIESLSLFSHLANVGDARSLVIHPASTTHFRMDAAALVAAGIGPGRIRLSIGLEDPDDLIDDLKRGLKAAQKAADSGDQANATPLGSRA
- a CDS encoding CBS domain-containing protein, translated to MRVSDILKVKGNALFTVTPDTPLSDAINVMAAHDIGSLVVMEYGDLVGMLTFREIILTLRENGGGVGTTTIRKVMDDHPLTCTPETDVNEIRRMMLEHHVRYLPVMENRALMGVISFYDVAKAVVEEQGFENRMLKAYIRDWPEEQGQQEQQNVR
- a CDS encoding MFS transporter translates to MSDNPLGAENDASPRASRKSPAAGESQFRLLRERRFAPFFWTQFLGAMNDNVFKVGFTSLVTFQAARFSGVDPKTAAFLISAIFIVPFVLFSATSGQIADKYDKAVLARLVKSFEIVVMLIGGAGFLLHSAPLLYVCTFLMGVHSTVFGPVKYAYLPQHLKGTELVGGNGLVEMGTFVAILIGTIIGGAAAGAAEHGALLLAAACLALAIVGRVVSGFVPKSEASQRDVRINWNPVSETWRNLNLARSDRTVFLSLLGISWLWFVGATFLTSFFNFAKDVLSANPDVVTILLATFSLGIGTGSLLCERLSKHRVEIGLVPLGSIGISVFAIDLFFASHRIAPAAHLLNVSEFLLVLRHWRILADLFLLAMFGGFYSVPLYALIQARSQPTHRARIIAANNILNSFFMIVSALMALALTSVGVGIPGLFLVTALLNVLVAVYIYSLVPEFLLRFIAWMLVHTFYRIRLVDAARIPSHGAAVLVCNHVSFVDAVVIMAESPRPIRFVMDHRIFRTPFVGWLFRHVKAISIAPAHENAELLERAYQTCARALEDGDLICIFPEGKLTRTGEMNPFRHGISEILRRHPAPVVPMALRGLWGSVFSRDQNAQWPRPIRRGVMTRLTLAVGEPIAPEDATPQHLQDRVTALRGARR